One part of the Raphanus sativus cultivar WK10039 chromosome 7, ASM80110v3, whole genome shotgun sequence genome encodes these proteins:
- the LOC108834290 gene encoding LOW QUALITY PROTEIN: F-box/LRR-repeat protein At1g48400 (The sequence of the model RefSeq protein was modified relative to this genomic sequence to represent the inferred CDS: inserted 1 base in 1 codon): MKKNSRDLISSLPDELLGKILSLVPTKEAASTSILSKRWKNLLCLVDSLCFDDSMVMYPREEGASCGSHRFLDFVDKTFALLNNSPAVIIKKLSLSRGHVYGSRCHAQAACKQDHVKLCLNRWIWTAMERGLLELHLHAEAYSGVDIMEDLFTCKTLVKLTLSGDYNIEFLPRVLLPALKSLSILSVPGIDYSDYCRLIDGCPVLEDLFISDADPLNPSSSGAHVASESIKRLVVFVNLPKFDHPEVTYLRAPNLVHLDYSCYVSENHWFVDXESLVQVRLDLRLWDSTYDYDYDDDDDEAAAAAAADDDDDDEDSFHKEPKPAIVGDVSHLVAGIRNITTLHLSPDSLEAFHFCCESMPMFNNLLNLSIESDKEKGWQVMPLLLNSCPNLLTLAIKGLVHRITNRCGDVCACIPKKPKKILEEEKTISCLWTCQVKVLEISEYGGSFQELKQMMHFLGKLECLESVKVGVNSDIDNQIEFLRANLLTLPKASSKCDIRFI, from the exons atgaaaaaaaattctagagaTTTGATAAGTAGTTTGCCAGATGAGCTTCTTGGCAAAATCCTGTCTTTGGTTCCGACAAAAGAGGCTGCTTCTACATCGATCCTGTCGAAGAGGTGGAAGAACCTGCTGTGTCTTGTAGACAGCCTTTGTTTTGATGATTCGATGGTTATGTATCCCAGGGAGGAAGGAGCATCATGTGGTTCACATCGCTTCTTAGATTTCGTGGACAAGACTTTTGCTCTGTTAAACAATTCTCCTGCTGTCATCATCAAGAAATTATCTCTGTCTCGCGGACATGTATATGGCAGTCGCTGTCACGCTCAGGCAGCGTGTAAGCAAGATCATGTGAAACTTTGTTTGAACCGTTGGATTTGGACTGCTATGGAGCGCGGTTTATTGGAACTACACTTGCACGCTGAAGCTTATTCTGGTGTTGATATAATGGAAGACTTGTTTACGTGCAAGACATTGGTTAAGCTCACACTATCCGGTGACTATAATATTGAATTCCTCCCGCGTGTTTTGCTTCCAGCGCTCAAATCACTTTCTATCTTATCAGTTCCAGGCATTGATTATTCAGACTATTGTCGGCTCATAGATGGCTGCCCTGTGCTGGAAGACTTGTTCATAAGTGATGCTGATCCTTTGAATCCGTCATCTTCTGGTGCGCACGTGGCAAGCGAATCTATCAAGCGGCTTGTGGTTTTTGTCAATCTTCCAAAATTTGATCACCCCGAAGTAACTTATTTGAGAGCACCTAATCTTGTGCATCTCGACTATTCTTGTTATGTATCCGAGAATCATTGGTTTGTTG TGGAGTCGCTTGTCCAAGTCAGGCTGGATCTCAGGTTATGGGACTCAACTTATGATTATGAttacgatgatgatgatgatgaggctgctgctgctgctgctgctgatgatgatgatgatgatgaggattcCTTTCATAAGGAACCAAAGCCAGCTATAGTTGGTGATGTTTCACACCTAGTTGCGGGTATACGCAATATTACAACCCTTCACTTGTCTCCTGATTCCCTTGAG GCTTTTCATTTCTGCTGTGAATCCATGCCCATGTTCAACAACCTCCTTAATTTATCGATAGAGAGTGACAAGGAAAAAGGTTGGCAAGTTATGCCACTTCTGCTCAATAGTTGTCCAAATCTACTCACTTTAGCCATCAAg GGTCTTGTGCACAGAATAACAAATAGATGCGGAGATGTGTGTGCTTGCATCCCTAAGAAGCCGAAGAAGAttttggaggaggagaagacAATAAGCTGTTTATGGACATGTCAAGTGAAGGTGCTAGAGATTTCAGAGTATGGAGGTTCTTTCCAGGAGCTGAAACAGATGATGCATTTCTTAGGTAAGTTGGAATGTCTTGAATCTGTTAAAGTTGGTGTTAACTCGGACATAGACAACCAGATTGAGTTCTTGCGAGCTAATCTACTGACTCTCCCCAAAGCTTCATCAAAGTGTGACATCCGTTTCATCTGA